A single genomic interval of Halichondria panicea chromosome 2, odHalPani1.1, whole genome shotgun sequence harbors:
- the LOC135331247 gene encoding uncharacterized protein LOC135331247: MAGGGKTVCRFFREGRCRFGANCRNYHPTGNVEATDRGWGQSGNSRGGGQSNPHSNDSNRGWGAKQGGNRFQLFSERSDDGGRGGRSQSRDNGPRRNPFDRLGQKSNDGQDQWNNTERRQDNWSRGGQSNQGRQQQDRWGGGQDRQQQDRWRGGQDRQQQDRWRGGQDRQQQDRWRGGGQGRQQQDRWGGGGGQWNSRDDRRNSQQGNDQPTSPKDIAECIRVDMEEWGASKMWPLSCYAYAKETPCMPGLVDVSTDELRWEAYHANALGNSAKYLQSLIELGEKQMRTQRQFSTITADDIGSMQSNSGALFGGADGGSSGGLFGAAASPTTNPSLFTDTGTNKTPVFGPSLSGPTVSSMFGGQSQSLFGTANTGMVSAAQSAPLVSMFQQMNSQTVSIANSVSTPIIQSVGPTTQAPGGTSTANSGASSLEDIINSTKARELNKTELEAYSTDKFILGNLPEHAPLIV; encoded by the exons ATGGCTGGAGGAGGAAAAACTGTTTGCAGGTTTTTTCGTGAAGGAAGATGTAGGTTCGGTGCAAATTGCAGGAATTACCATCCCACAGGCAATGTTGAAGCTACTGACAGAGGATGGGGTCAGTCAGGAAacagcagaggag GTGGGCAATCCAATCCTCACTCCAATGACTCCAACAGAGGTTGGGGAGCAAAG CAAGGTGGCAATCGATTTCAGCTCTTCAGTGAGAGGAGTGATGACGGTGGAAGAGGTGGTAGATCTCAGAGCAGAGATAACGGGCCGAGACGAAACCCATTCGATAGGCTAGGACAGAAGAGTAATGACGGCCAGGACCAGTGGAACAATACTGAGAGACGTCAAGATAACTGGAGTAGGGGAGGTCAAAGCAATCAAGGCAGACAGCAGCAAGATCGCTGGGGTGGTGGTCAAGATAGGCAGCAACAAGATCGCTGGAGGGGTGGTCAAGATAGGCAGCAACAAGATCGCTGGAGGGGTGGTCAAGACAGGCAGCAACAAGATCGCTGGAGGGGTGGTGGTCAAGGCAGACAACAACAAGATCGCTggggtggtgggggtggtcagtggAATAGTAGAGATGATAGAAGAAACTCTCAGCAAGGAAATGACCAACCCACTTCACCCAAGGATATTGC TGAATGTATTCGAGTGGACATGGAGGAGTGGGGTGCTAGCAAGATGTGGCCCCTCTCCTGCTATGCATATGCTAAAGAGACTCCCTGTATGCCAGGCCTGGTCGATGTGTCCACTGATGAACTACGATGGGAGGCCTACCACGCAAATGCGCTAGGAAACTCAGCAAAATATTTGCAGAGCCTAATTGAACTTGGTGAAAAACAGATGAGGACGCAGAGGCAATTCAGTACTATCACAGCAGATGATATAGGCTCAATG CAATCCAATTCTGGTGCTCTATTCGGTGGTGCAGACGGTGGTAGCTCCGGTGGTCTATTTGGAGCTGCTGCTAGTCCAACCACTAACCCTTCATTATTCACTGACACTGGCACTAACAAGACGCCTGTGTTTGGCCCCTCCCTCTCTGGCCCTACTGTGTCGTCTATGTTTGGGGGACAGTCACAATCCCTATTTGGTACAGCAAATACTGGAATGGTCTCTGCTGCTCAATCTGCGCCACTTGTCTCCATGTTTCAACAGATGAACTCACAAACTGTTTCCATTGCTAATTCTGTTTCTACCCCTATTATTCAGTCAGTTGGTCCAACCACACAAGCTCCTGGTGGTACAAGCACTGCCAACAGTGGTGCAAGCTCACTAGAAGATATTATAAACTCTACCAAGGCTAGGGAGCTGAATAAGACAGAACTTGAAGCCTATAGTACGGACAAATTCATATTAGGCAATTTGCCTGAACATGCTCCCCTTATTGTGTAG